From the Oceanicaulis alexandrii DSM 11625 genome, one window contains:
- a CDS encoding response regulator, with the protein MTELRPAHILVVDDDDRIRDLLTKFLRARGLRVTAARDGAKALSLLAQMRFDLIILDVMMPGVDGFEVTETVRRTDATPILLLTARGEPEDRIKGLSLGADDYLGKPFEPEELVLRVQAILRRALPQTRGPSAVAFGPWRFEIEAGQLSQDGASVRLTGGETALLAALARSNGEAVSRQSLSEQAANGAGERAVDVQITRLRRKIETDPKSPLYIQTVRGSGYKLVADPVYDGVEP; encoded by the coding sequence ATGACGGAACTGCGCCCCGCCCATATTCTGGTCGTTGATGACGATGATCGCATTCGCGATCTTCTGACGAAATTCCTGCGCGCGCGGGGCTTGCGCGTGACGGCGGCGCGCGATGGCGCGAAAGCGTTGTCGCTGCTGGCGCAGATGCGCTTCGACCTGATCATCCTGGACGTGATGATGCCCGGCGTGGACGGGTTTGAGGTGACCGAGACGGTGCGCCGTACCGACGCCACGCCGATCCTTCTGCTGACCGCGCGCGGCGAGCCCGAGGACCGCATCAAGGGCCTCAGCCTGGGGGCGGATGATTATCTGGGCAAACCGTTCGAGCCTGAAGAGCTGGTGCTGCGCGTGCAGGCCATCCTGCGCCGCGCCCTGCCGCAGACGCGCGGGCCGTCGGCGGTGGCGTTCGGGCCGTGGCGGTTCGAGATCGAGGCGGGGCAGCTGAGCCAGGACGGCGCGTCGGTGCGCCTGACGGGCGGCGAGACGGCGCTGCTGGCCGCGCTTGCGCGGTCCAATGGCGAGGCGGTGTCGCGCCAGTCGCTGTCCGAGCAGGCCGCCAATGGCGCCGGCGAGCGGGCGGTGGACGTGCAGATCACCCGCCTGAGGCGCAAGATCGAGACCGATCCCAAATCCCCGCTCTATATCCAGACCGTCCGCGGCTCGGGCTACAAGCTGGTCGCCGACCCGGTCTATGACGGCGTCGAGCCCTAG
- a CDS encoding ATP-binding protein translates to MRFSLKPYLPKGLFERSLLIIVLPVALMQGAVTWAFFEQHWQTTTARLSESVAGEVALVVRLYERDGPEDFDALANLAFATTDLSVEYREGDVLPTTRRTAFFRALDRTLRSALGAELDHAFWFDTTRYPSYVDIRVQVEGGVLRFIAVRDRVFATTGHIFLIWLFLATGLLLTVAILFIRNQVKPIRQLAEAAEAFGRGQDVERFKPAGAREVRRASAAFLDMRARLKRHIEQRTQLLAGVSHDLRTPLTRLRLQLALMPQSEERDAARRDLADMEAALEEYLAFARGQAGEEADALDLTALCETLADDAAREGVDLELELEDGLTAPARESALKRALANLVSNAAAHAQTVRLSARRNGSRIEILIDDDGPGIPGDQREEAFKPFSRLDESRNANRKGVGLGLAIARDTLRAHGGELRLEDSPLGGLRARVSLPA, encoded by the coding sequence ATGCGCTTTTCCCTCAAACCCTACCTGCCCAAGGGCCTGTTTGAGCGCTCGCTGCTGATCATCGTGCTGCCCGTCGCGCTGATGCAGGGGGCGGTGACCTGGGCGTTTTTTGAACAGCACTGGCAGACCACCACCGCGCGCCTGAGTGAGAGCGTCGCCGGCGAGGTGGCGCTGGTGGTCCGGCTGTACGAGCGCGACGGCCCCGAAGACTTCGACGCGCTGGCCAATCTCGCCTTCGCCACCACCGATCTCAGCGTCGAGTATCGCGAGGGGGATGTGCTGCCCACCACGCGGCGGACGGCGTTCTTCCGTGCGCTCGACCGCACGCTGCGCAGCGCGCTGGGGGCGGAGCTCGATCACGCCTTCTGGTTCGACACCACGCGCTATCCCTCCTACGTGGACATCCGGGTGCAGGTGGAGGGCGGCGTGCTGCGCTTCATCGCCGTGCGCGACCGGGTGTTCGCCACCACCGGGCATATCTTCCTGATCTGGCTGTTTCTGGCCACGGGCTTGCTGCTGACCGTCGCCATCCTGTTCATCCGCAATCAGGTCAAACCCATCCGCCAGCTGGCGGAGGCCGCCGAAGCCTTTGGCCGCGGCCAGGATGTGGAGCGGTTCAAGCCCGCCGGCGCCCGCGAGGTCCGCCGCGCCAGCGCGGCCTTTCTCGACATGCGCGCGCGCCTCAAACGTCATATCGAACAGCGCACGCAATTGCTCGCGGGCGTCAGCCATGACCTGCGCACGCCGCTGACGCGCCTGCGCCTGCAGCTCGCCCTGATGCCGCAAAGCGAGGAGCGCGACGCCGCTCGCCGCGATCTGGCGGACATGGAGGCGGCGCTTGAGGAATATCTCGCCTTCGCCCGCGGCCAGGCGGGGGAGGAGGCGGACGCGCTCGACCTCACCGCCCTGTGCGAAACCCTGGCTGATGACGCGGCCCGCGAAGGCGTCGATCTGGAGCTGGAGCTGGAAGACGGGCTGACCGCGCCGGCGCGCGAAAGCGCGCTCAAGCGCGCCCTCGCCAATCTGGTGTCCAACGCCGCCGCCCATGCGCAGACCGTGCGCCTGAGCGCCCGCCGCAACGGCTCGCGCATTGAAATCCTGATTGATGATGACGGCCCCGGCATTCCCGGCGATCAGCGCGAGGAGGCGTTCAAACCCTTCTCTCGCCTCGATGAAAGCCGCAACGCCAACCGCAAGGGCGTGGGCCTCGGCCTCGCCATCGCCCGCGACACCCTGCGCGCCCATGGCGGCGAACTGCGGCTTGAAGACTCACCCTTGGGCGGGTTGCGCGCGCGGGTCAGTCTGCCGGCGTGA
- a CDS encoding PAS domain-containing protein: MSNDTTSDFKSRRLLEAISEVQAIYIGGDEDAHAFFQRLLDILLDITDSEYGFVGEVVGSGDGVNPWLRTWAMTDISWDDASRARYGPSGVMEFSNTDLLFASVLKNRKAVIANAGPDDTLDVRLPHGHPPMSAFLGLPMMSGDELLGVAGVANRAGGYEADFPDFLKPLTNTMGAFIKARRSEDAARRAQSQLAHSESRYALAIRGTGAGIWEWNAEDQTQYWSPRLKEILGFPAHYTPPTSRLGADFVHPDDLLRYQSTIKRHMLSGEPFQLRIRLKRADGAWVAVDCHGQAEQGEDGAVRRMVGTMVDVSALADAESNALKARLTAEVAIGSANMGRWWYSVDDEMLNLDARFAALLGRPELEGRSFPISEMLSLTIPEDRDKVMSAISEALDSRDGRLSLSHRIVRADGDVIWLQVDGATIRRDEQGRARELTGIAADHTPLRKAEEDANELRRLYELAIAGSDQAVFDIDFEVDRVFASPGYYEMLRHPQPTSVRRITDLLEAVHPDDLPAVQRIMREPDLNGGETGPHKQHLIFRLRRSDGGYLWIEGAGEVICDPEGRPLRMSGTLRDITERRRIEQEARQAGLRAQMALRVAGLGVWELDATQAKVRVDETLAGILGAPWLAEGQRDPEELFDLAHPDDVAEAQNRFEALLNGHADQLVMEHRVITPSGAVVWIKAHIRVTDRDEAGAPLSIVGIVEDLSQQKAAEDALRNALARAEAASDAKSLFLANMSHEIRTPLNGVMGIAQLLALTELNDRQKEFVQTIRSSGRALLSIIEDILDLSKIEAGKLSLVKRPSRPSDVIAETCQAHSPEAARKGLDLTVTLQSELSRIAMIDANRLRQVISNLLSNAVKFTDAGSVGVEAMLLDDDLLRVVVRDTGPGLSESVQQRVFGRFEQADMSHSRSHEGSGLGLAIARELVTLMGGRIGVSSRVGEGACFWFEIPAPLANVDDAPVETTAPAASLGLMTDAGDMRVLVVDDQPVNLDVTAEMVRQGGCQPVIAASGREALDLLQSERFDAVLMDLHMPGMGGEEAIRRIRAGEAGAAEVPVYVVSADATTETRTRVNALDVDGYFTKPVEMRALVEALNGLKGRPASEVPDPAVSSS; this comes from the coding sequence ATGTCGAACGACACCACATCAGATTTCAAGAGCCGCCGTCTTCTGGAAGCCATCTCCGAGGTCCAGGCGATTTACATAGGCGGCGATGAGGACGCGCACGCCTTTTTCCAGCGCTTGCTGGATATTCTGCTCGACATCACGGATTCCGAGTACGGTTTCGTCGGCGAGGTTGTGGGGTCAGGCGACGGGGTGAATCCCTGGCTGCGCACCTGGGCCATGACCGATATCAGCTGGGATGACGCTTCGCGTGCGCGTTATGGTCCGTCCGGCGTCATGGAGTTCAGCAATACCGATTTGTTGTTCGCTTCGGTGTTGAAAAACCGCAAGGCCGTCATCGCCAACGCCGGTCCGGATGACACGCTGGATGTGCGCCTCCCGCACGGTCACCCGCCCATGAGCGCCTTTCTGGGCTTGCCGATGATGAGCGGCGACGAATTGCTGGGGGTTGCGGGCGTCGCGAACCGCGCCGGCGGATATGAGGCGGACTTTCCAGACTTCCTCAAGCCGCTGACCAACACCATGGGCGCGTTCATCAAGGCGCGCCGGTCCGAGGACGCGGCGCGGCGCGCTCAGTCGCAACTGGCGCATTCGGAATCGCGCTACGCTCTGGCGATCCGGGGAACGGGCGCGGGGATATGGGAATGGAATGCGGAAGACCAGACTCAGTACTGGTCCCCGCGATTGAAGGAAATCCTTGGCTTTCCCGCTCATTACACGCCGCCGACTTCAAGACTCGGGGCGGATTTTGTGCACCCTGACGACCTGCTGCGATACCAGTCGACGATCAAGCGCCACATGCTCAGCGGCGAGCCCTTTCAGCTGCGTATCCGGCTGAAACGGGCGGACGGCGCCTGGGTCGCTGTGGACTGTCATGGCCAGGCGGAACAAGGCGAAGACGGCGCCGTCCGGCGCATGGTCGGCACCATGGTGGATGTCAGCGCCCTGGCGGATGCAGAGTCGAATGCGCTGAAAGCGCGTTTGACGGCCGAGGTTGCGATCGGAAGCGCGAATATGGGCCGGTGGTGGTATTCGGTGGATGACGAGATGCTCAATCTGGATGCGCGTTTCGCAGCCTTGCTGGGGCGTCCCGAGCTGGAGGGCCGGTCTTTTCCGATCTCCGAGATGTTGTCGCTGACCATCCCTGAAGACCGCGACAAGGTTATGTCCGCCATCTCTGAAGCGCTTGATTCCAGGGACGGCCGTTTGAGCTTGTCGCATCGCATCGTCCGGGCGGACGGGGACGTCATCTGGTTGCAGGTGGACGGCGCGACCATCCGGCGCGATGAGCAAGGGCGCGCCCGGGAGCTGACGGGGATCGCCGCTGACCACACCCCGCTGCGCAAAGCGGAAGAGGATGCCAATGAGTTGCGCCGCCTCTATGAACTGGCCATAGCGGGCTCGGACCAGGCGGTGTTCGACATCGACTTCGAGGTGGATCGCGTGTTCGCGTCACCCGGCTATTACGAGATGTTGCGCCATCCCCAGCCGACATCCGTGAGGCGCATAACGGACTTGCTGGAAGCGGTGCACCCGGATGATTTGCCGGCGGTCCAGCGCATCATGCGTGAGCCGGACCTCAACGGAGGCGAGACCGGACCGCACAAGCAACACCTGATCTTTCGCCTGCGCCGGTCAGATGGCGGTTACCTCTGGATTGAAGGCGCCGGAGAGGTCATCTGCGACCCTGAGGGGCGGCCTTTGCGGATGTCCGGCACGTTGCGCGACATCACAGAACGGCGGCGCATTGAACAGGAAGCGCGTCAGGCGGGCCTTCGGGCGCAAATGGCGTTGCGGGTCGCGGGATTGGGCGTGTGGGAGCTGGACGCCACCCAGGCCAAGGTCCGCGTCGATGAGACGCTTGCAGGCATTCTGGGCGCACCCTGGCTGGCGGAAGGGCAAAGGGACCCAGAAGAGCTGTTTGATCTGGCGCATCCGGACGATGTGGCTGAAGCCCAGAACAGGTTTGAAGCGCTGTTGAACGGTCATGCGGATCAGCTGGTCATGGAACACAGGGTTATCACGCCGTCAGGCGCGGTGGTCTGGATCAAGGCGCATATTCGCGTCACGGATCGGGACGAAGCTGGAGCGCCTTTGAGCATAGTGGGCATCGTCGAGGATCTGTCTCAGCAAAAAGCGGCCGAAGATGCCTTGAGGAATGCGCTGGCTCGCGCAGAGGCTGCGAGCGACGCCAAATCCCTGTTCCTCGCCAATATGAGTCATGAAATCAGGACCCCGCTCAACGGCGTTATGGGCATTGCGCAATTGCTGGCCCTGACCGAGCTGAATGACCGTCAGAAAGAGTTCGTGCAGACGATCCGCTCTTCTGGCAGGGCGCTATTGTCGATCATCGAGGATATTCTGGACCTCTCAAAGATCGAGGCGGGCAAGTTGAGCCTGGTTAAACGGCCCAGCCGACCGTCCGATGTCATTGCGGAGACGTGTCAGGCGCACAGCCCTGAAGCAGCCCGCAAGGGGCTGGATCTGACGGTGACTTTGCAATCCGAGCTGTCGCGCATTGCGATGATTGACGCCAACCGGTTGCGGCAGGTGATCAGCAATCTTCTCAGCAACGCCGTGAAATTCACCGATGCCGGTTCCGTTGGCGTGGAGGCGATGCTGCTGGATGATGATTTGTTGCGAGTGGTAGTACGCGATACGGGGCCGGGGCTGAGCGAGTCGGTGCAGCAGCGAGTCTTTGGCCGGTTCGAACAAGCCGACATGTCCCATAGTCGCAGCCATGAGGGGTCGGGTCTGGGGCTTGCCATAGCACGTGAGCTTGTGACCCTGATGGGCGGCCGGATCGGAGTCAGCTCCCGTGTGGGAGAGGGGGCCTGTTTCTGGTTCGAGATTCCAGCGCCGCTCGCCAACGTTGACGATGCTCCGGTCGAAACCACAGCGCCGGCCGCTTCACTGGGTTTGATGACGGACGCCGGGGATATGCGCGTTCTGGTGGTGGACGATCAGCCCGTCAATCTGGACGTGACGGCGGAAATGGTGCGGCAAGGGGGCTGCCAACCCGTTATTGCGGCCAGCGGGCGTGAGGCGCTCGATCTGTTGCAATCCGAACGGTTTGACGCCGTGCTGATGGATCTGCACATGCCGGGTATGGGCGGAGAAGAGGCCATTCGGCGCATTCGCGCCGGAGAGGCGGGGGCGGCCGAGGTGCCGGTGTATGTGGTCAGCGCGGACGCCACCACGGAGACCCGCACCCGTGTCAACGCCCTGGATGTAGACGGATATTTCACAAAACCCGTTGAGATGCGGGCGCTGGTCGAGGCGCTGAATGGGCTGAAGGGGCGTCCGGCATCAGAGGTTCCAGACCCCGCTGTGTCTTCGTCCTGA
- a CDS encoding EF-hand domain-containing protein → MKRQVLISTIAAAAFAGTAFAQAPMFDTIDVDGDGLVTLSEAQAVAPELTEDEFAAFDVNADGGLDEGEFEAWAATVPAEDHGDHQ, encoded by the coding sequence ATGAAACGCCAAGTTCTGATTTCGACGATCGCCGCCGCCGCGTTCGCGGGGACCGCCTTCGCCCAAGCCCCGATGTTTGACACAATTGATGTGGATGGCGACGGCCTGGTCACCCTGTCGGAAGCGCAAGCGGTCGCGCCCGAGCTGACCGAAGACGAGTTCGCAGCGTTTGACGTGAACGCCGATGGCGGTCTGGATGAAGGCGAGTTTGAAGCCTGGGCCGCGACCGTCCCGGCTGAAGACCACGGCGACCACCAGTAA
- a CDS encoding calcium/sodium antiporter, producing the protein MPDILLFSLMVLGGIVVLLTGGDILVRGATALASKMGVPPLLVGLTIVAFGTSAPEMMVSAAAAVEGAPGLAIGNIVGSNIANVLLVLGLPAIIAPIASTSTGIRRNALIALAFTGLFIALCWDGGLGLTDGVILSVGIVSYIGFLALTAKTHRDDPMIAELTDIDQMEGLPSKAPMVALFLLGGLVMLPVGAKLIVDGGVGIAELFNVSDAVIGLTILAFGTSLPELATAFVAAMRKQGGMAIGNVVGSNIFNICAVGGITGVAASVATGAPAPVEAEFLQFDFWIMAAAALAVLAYAVLRRPIGRMSGVAMSLAYVGYIAILLLLNPPSLPL; encoded by the coding sequence ATGCCTGATATCCTTCTGTTCAGCCTGATGGTGCTTGGCGGCATCGTCGTCCTTTTGACGGGCGGCGACATCCTGGTGCGCGGCGCGACTGCGCTCGCCAGCAAGATGGGCGTGCCGCCGCTGCTGGTGGGTCTGACCATTGTCGCCTTTGGCACCAGCGCGCCTGAAATGATGGTCAGCGCCGCCGCAGCCGTGGAAGGCGCGCCGGGCCTCGCCATCGGCAATATCGTCGGCTCCAACATCGCCAATGTCCTGCTGGTGCTGGGTCTGCCTGCGATCATCGCGCCTATCGCTTCGACCTCCACCGGGATTCGCCGTAATGCGCTGATCGCGCTCGCCTTTACCGGGCTGTTCATCGCCTTGTGCTGGGATGGCGGACTGGGGCTGACAGATGGCGTGATCCTCTCCGTCGGCATTGTCAGCTATATCGGTTTTCTGGCCCTGACGGCGAAAACCCATCGCGATGACCCCATGATCGCCGAGCTGACCGACATTGATCAGATGGAAGGTCTGCCCAGCAAGGCCCCGATGGTGGCGCTGTTCTTGTTGGGCGGCCTCGTCATGCTGCCCGTCGGCGCGAAGCTGATCGTGGATGGCGGCGTCGGGATCGCCGAGCTGTTCAATGTGTCTGACGCCGTGATCGGCCTGACAATTCTCGCCTTCGGCACCTCATTGCCGGAGCTGGCCACCGCCTTTGTCGCCGCCATGCGCAAACAGGGCGGCATGGCGATCGGCAATGTCGTGGGCTCCAACATCTTCAATATTTGCGCCGTGGGCGGCATAACCGGCGTCGCGGCCAGCGTCGCCACAGGCGCGCCCGCCCCCGTTGAGGCGGAGTTTCTCCAGTTTGACTTCTGGATCATGGCGGCCGCAGCCCTGGCGGTCCTTGCTTACGCAGTCCTGCGCCGTCCGATCGGGCGCATGTCCGGCGTGGCCATGAGTTTGGCCTATGTTGGCTATATCGCCATCCTTCTGCTTCTGAATCCCCCCAGCCTTCCCCTCTAG